One Tubulanus polymorphus chromosome 5, tnTubPoly1.2, whole genome shotgun sequence DNA segment encodes these proteins:
- the LOC141904913 gene encoding solute carrier organic anion transporter family member 1B1-like, whose product MAVNEEHSNQEENLLEKAITKEALVNMDESGYKDCGLGPFRPTCLKKRRNVLSFTIVVSIMLIIQGGAVTYLNASLTTLEKAFKITSAKSGFITSANDIGFLCFVVLASYLASRSHKPLVIGISNIIVGFSGIFCALPYFIFGGSMEDISTNDRETFPISYNSSSQNVSIFNVSNIDAESCDIKQSNEADFRGTASYGMMIFGQVVDGIASSPRWSLTMSFIDENVNLYAAPFYLGILFSLRTLSPVVGYGFGAIFTLIPIDLKEHDISPYHPQWISAWWLGFLVIGIAVVTSSIPILFFPKHLPVEASKPKKKKSKLMMILCSSGEAETPAINAENDIDSSPALLTTKSETEHINIKGFPKALWRLFSNPIFILKLVIGFFNALYYMGFHAFLPKYLERQFELTASQASLIVGITAGIPTAVGTILSGYFTKRMKLTLIQMGKVEFFIFLVASVIFTASIGISCPKSPVHGVNSDESINMSEPCNIDLNCPKLTYNPVCSVSTGETFFSPCQAGCRSSPIDKTYYNCTCIPDGIVTQGVCKSDCKMIYAFSALLMVSTFIIALGLMPSIMILMRGVEPRDKALCIGVYTCFVSLLGIISPVMFGSVIDSFCFLHDACNKDVCLIYDMTDFRLKYLGMAHSFRLPQLVFIGVLWYVFEKRYKGIVQVGLDKEKVADNKDNEPEKELLPMSNM is encoded by the exons ATGGCTGTGAACGAAGAACATTCGAACCAGGAGGAAAATCTACTCGAAAAAGCAATAACTAAAGAAGCTCTGGTAAATATGGATGAAAGCGGATATAAAGACTGCGGTTTGGGACCTTTTCGACCGacttgtttgaaaaaaagacgCAACGTTTTATCGTTTACGATCGTTGTATCTATTATGCTTATAATCCAAGGTGGAGCCGTAACGTACTTGAATGCTTCTTTAACAACGTTAGAAAAAGCTTTCAAAATAACGAGTGCCAAATCTGGATTCATCACTAGCGCTAACGACATCGGGTTTCTTTGTTTCGTTGTTCTTGCCAGTTATCTCGCTAGTCGTTCGCACAAACCTCTAGTTATCGGAATTTCGAACATAATCGTCGgattttctgggatattttgtgCCCTACCTTACTTCATATTTGGTGGTTCTATGGAAGATATATCAACAAACGATAGAGAGACATTTCCCATCTCATATAATTCATCTTCGCAAAATGTTTCGATATTTAACGTTAGTAACATTGATGCTGAATCTTGCGATATTAAGCAGAGTAACGAGGCTGATTTCAGAGGTACCGCTAGCTATGGTATGATGATATTTGGCCAGGTTGTGGATGGTATTGCTTCATCCCCGAGATGGTCTCTCACCATGtcatttattgatgaaaatgtgaatttgtatGCAGCGCCATTTTATTTGG GCATCTTATTTAGCTTAAGAACATTGTCTCCAGTTGTTGGGTATGGATTTGGTGCTATTTTCACCCTTAtaccaattgatttaaaag AACATGATATTTCTCCGTATCATCCACAATGGATTAGCGCATGGTGGCTCGGATTTTTGGTCATAGGAATAGCGGTCGTCACCTCTTCAATTCCGATACTCTTCTTTCCGAAACATCTTCCAGTGGAGGCTTCGAAaccgaagaaaaagaaaagtaaactgatgatgatattgtGCTCGTCGGGAGAAGCTGAAACGCCTGCAATTAATGCTGaaaatgatattgattcaTCACCAGCTTTACTGACaacaaaatcagaaacagagCATATCAACATTAAAG GATTTCCCAAGGCTTTATGGCGCCTCTTCTcgaatccaatattcatattgaaattgGTCATAGGATTTTTCAACGCATTGTATTACATGGGTTTTCATGCATTCCTACCAAAATATCTGGAACGTCAATTTGAGTTGACAGCTTCTCAAGCAAGTTTGATAGTTG GTATCACTGCTGGAATTCCTACCGCTGTCGGAACTATTCTGAGCGGTTATTTCACAAAACGTATGAAACTGACGCTTATACAGATGGGAAAAGTTGAATTCTTTATCTTCCTCGTCGCATCAGTAATATTTACAGCGTCGATTGGTATATCTTGTCCAAAAAGTCCCGTGCATGGTGTCAACAGTGATGAGAG CATCAATATGTCAGAGCCATGTAACATTGACCTCAACTGCCCAAAACTTACGTATAATCCTGTATGTAGCGTATCAACTGGCGAAACATTCTTTTCACCTTGTCAAGCTGGATGCCGGTCATCTCCAATAGATAAG ACGTACTATAACTGTACCTGTATTCCCGATGGAATTGTTACTCAAGGAGTTTGTAAATCTGACTGTAAAATGATCTACGCATTTTCTGCATTGCTTATGGTATCTACGTTCATCATCGCGTTGGGTTTAATGCCTTCTATCATGATACTGATGAG AGGCGTGGAACCAAGAGATAAAGCATTATGTATAGGAGTTTACACGTGTTTTGTCAGTTTGCTTG gaataataTCTCCGGTTATGTTCGGTAGCGTTATcgacagtttttgttttctgcACGATGCGTGTAACAAAGATGTCTGTCTTATTTATGACATGACTGATTTTCGTTTGAAGTATCTCGGCATGGCGCACTCGTTTCGGTTACCGCAGCTAGTGTTTATCGGAGTGTTGTGGTACGTTTTCGAAAAACGTTATAAAGGTATCGTGCAAGTCGGTTTGGATAAGGAAAAAGTCGCCGACAATAAAGACAACGAACCTGAAAAAGAACTACTGCCAATGTCAAATATGTAG
- the LOC141904914 gene encoding solute carrier organic anion transporter family member 2A1-like: protein MVANSEETNEEEVNEIPLDHRCMINCLQPLSTLPAFTLCLGAFGLSYGMLLTYFVSQLTTLEQIFGFSSQETGWMISCYEIGHIVAVVFVGYFGHTAHRPRLLGIGALVVGACGALMALPNFMSFELSRPDEDKVAYNRTAVYTYQSICADRNVSSDDGKTGICPEMSSLFARGSHNTPAFILFATAFAIAGVGPTTLWTLGISYIDDNAIGKSSSFYVSIMFSLRTLAPVAGFLFGSLTSSLYIDLSSTDYKPGDAEWFGAWWLGFIIIGTMTMLSAIPLFLFPRKYPGSRAADESTPDKTRKTLKEIVTGLLQAIWRLLTNPAFMLITVAITLEGAAGHGFSAYLPKYIEVQFQQPSNVANFLTGIALALTAAIGVALSGFITSRIPWGLRRTTFWGCIISTIGLVFSVLLFFFGCPNEQMSGIQPNSRNFIPNVGALSNSRCNQNCDCTINIYEPVCGNGQIYYSPCFAGCSLKTENGFSDCNCISGNGTVTGDVCVSNCHTLTPYLFIVFLFVFTTSFGTMPWIMFSLRCIEPRDKSLAMGIISLAVAIVLIPVPALYGASIDATCMVQRPEQTCGSDQTRCLLYDNSSFRFTLHILSFAIEFFSPIFMFLAWYISRNQPLYGEDDEANKRDEEDSDTKSVNIAIISNSLINDSAEGIDNPVVVRRKETII, encoded by the exons ATGGTTGCGAATTCCGAAGAAACTAACGAAGAAGAGGTGAATGAAATTCCGTTAGATCATCGATGTATGATAAACTGTTTGCAGCCTCTGTCCACGTTACCTGCATTCACGTTATGTCTGGGAGCATTCGGTTTATCCTACGGGATGCTGTTGACATATTTCGTATCGCAACTCACCACATTGGAACAGATATTCGGGTTTTCCAGTCAGGAAACTGGCTGGATGATAAGCTGCTACGAAATCGGTCATATAGTGGCCGTTGTTTTTGTCGGGTATTTCGGGCACACGGCGCATCGGCCGAGATTACTCGGGATCGGCGCGTTGGTCGTCGGAGCCTGCGGTGCTCTGATGGCTTTGCCGAATTTCATGTCGTTTGAATTATCTCGTCCCGATGAGGATAAAGTAGCCTACAACAGAACAGCCGTTTACACATATCAGAGCATATGCGCGGATAGAAACGTTTCCAGTGACGACGGGAAGACGGGAATATGTCCGGAGATGTCTTCACTGTTCGCACGTGGTTCACACAACACGCCTGCATTCATTTTATTCGCAACTGCATTCGCGATAGCAGGAGTTGGACCAACAACTCTATGGACTCTTGGTATATCCTACATTGACGATAATGCTATCGGTAAAAGTTCGTCCTTTTATGTCA GTATCATGTTCAGTTTGAGAACGTTGGCTCCTGTTGCCGGATTTCTTTTTGGAAGTCTGACATCTTCGTTATACATTGATCTATCAT CGACCGATTATAAACCTGGCGATGCTGAGTGGTTTGGCGCTTGGTGGCTCGGGTTTATCATTATCGGCACCATGACCATGCTGTCCGCTATTCCACTATTTCTGTTCCCGAGAAAATACCCTGGTTCCCGAGCAGCGGACGAATCTACACCGGATAAAACTCGGAAAACGCTGAAAGAAATTGTCACAG GGTTGCTTCAAGCGATTTGGCGACTGTTGACGAATCCCGCTTTCATGTTGATAACTGTAGCAATTACACTAGAAGGAGCGGCTGGACACGGCTTCTCTGCTTACCTACCAAAATATATAGAAGTGCAGTTTCAACAGCCAAGCAACGTGGCTAATTTCCTTACAG GTATCGCATTGGCATTGACGGCTGCGATAGGAGTTGCTCTCAGCGGTTTTATAACCTCTCGAATACCGTGGGGTTTGAGGAGGACAACATTTTGGGGCTGTATCATTTCGACTATTGGACTCGTGTTTTCCGTGTTGCTTTTCTTTTTCGGATGCCCGAATGAACAGATGTCAGGTATTCAACCAAACAG TCGTAATTTCATCCCGAATGTTGGCGCTCTTAGCAATTCGAGGTGTAACCAGAATTGTGATTgtacaataaatatatatgagcCAGTGTGCGGAAATGGACAGATTTATTATTCGCCCTGTTTCGCTGGATGTTCTTTAAAAACTGAAAAC GGTTTTTCAGATTGTAACTGTATTTCCGGAAATGGAACCGTTACTGGTGATGTGTGTGTTTCGAATTGTCACACGTTGACTCCGTATCTATTCATCGTGTTTCTATTCGTGTTTACTACGTCTTTTGGTACGATGCCTTGGATCATGTTTTCTCTGCG TTGCATCGAACCAAGAGACAAGTCGTTGGCGATGGGTATAATATCATTAGCGGTAGCAATCGTTC TGATCCCAGTTCCGGCGCTTTATGGCGCTTCAATCGACGCCACGTGTATGGTTCAACGACCGGAGCAGACGTGTGGATCAGATCAAACTCGATGCCTCCTTTACGATAACTCCAGTTTTAGATTTACACTTCACATATTGTCTTTCGCTATCGAATTCTTTTCGCCGATATTCATGTTTTTGGCTTGGTATATCAGTAGAAATCAGCCGTTATACGGGGAAGACGACGAAGCGAACAAACGTGATGAGGAGGATAGCGATACTAAATCCGTCAACATCGCTATAATATCAAACTCGTTGATAAACGATTCCGCAGAAGGAATTGACAATCCAGTCGTGGTTCGTAGAAAAGAAACCataatataa
- the LOC141905596 gene encoding glutaredoxin domain-containing cysteine-rich protein CG12206-like: protein MDIYNSMISKNDESKRCVVRPKRYIPRIDELFSSCENDNSRLSSTSAPTTNDNDKSISGKNPHQQKVDCDLNNASNHLTRNCATRKENSAVDGTRVNSITTEFKAMEIRDNRDQDLPVYAQGSVLDDELLAAKLQQVASEQDKLSAARFRHIDSRSSLTSSLNEDGEQNTFYVNENSPLVLNGSENSSVREIDTTISSPDVVIRGTFAGRRDILKCGSTFSNGECEIRSPKGTVRGFKNRVAAGIATFHFAAEQVAGNAQEVDYAAIEDGKIIIYSTNLTVNRKVHRDCHVVRSILHTHMVLYEERDLCMNKELQKELKSRLNGEIILPAVFVDGRFLGSAEKLEILNETGELRKIFTHFPCVSVRSACERCGGYRYVPCTICHGSKKSLHRNHFTETFHALRCTICNENGLIRCVVCHNQPR, encoded by the exons ATGGATATTTACAATAGTATGATATCTAAGAATGATGAGAGTAAGAGATGCGTTGTTCGTCCAAAGCGTTATATTCCACGAATcgatgaattattttcttcatgCGAAAATGACAATTCTCGACTCTCATCGACATCGGCGCCTACtacaaatgataatgataagtccaTTTCGGGAAAAAATCCGCATCAACAAAAAGTTGACTGCGATCTGAATAACGCGTCTAATCATTTAACACGGAATTGTGCAAcgcgaaaagaaaattcagccGTGGATGGAACTAGAGTAAATTCAATAACGACAGAATTTAAAGCGATGGAAATTAGGGATAATCGCGACCAAGATTTACCGGTATACGCGCAAGGATCAGTTTTGGACGATGAACTTCTTGCGGCGAAGTTGCAGCAAGTTGCCTCGGAACAGGATAAACTATCGGCCGCCAGATTTCGACATATCGATTCACGAAGCTCTTTAACGTCGAGTCTGAACGAAGACGGCGAACAAAACACGTTCTACGTTAACGAAAATTCGCCGTTAGTTTTGAACGGTTCGGAGAATTCGAGCGTCAGAGAGATAGACACGACGATCAGCAGCCCCGACGTCGTAATCAGAGGTACGTTCGCCGGACGAcgagatattttgaaatgtggCTCGACGTTCAGTAATGGAGAATGCGAGATACGCAGCCCGAAAGGAACCGTGCGTGGGTTCAAGAACCGCGTAGCTGCTGGTATCGCTACATTTCATTTCGCTGCTGAACAAGTAGCTGGTAATGCTCAGGAG GTGGATTACGCTGCCATCGAAGACGgcaaaataatcatatattcTACGAATCTAACGGTGAATCGTAAAGTACATCGAGACTGTCACGTTGTTCGCAGTATTCTACACACACACATGGTTCTCTACGAGGAACGCGATTTATGCATGAACAAAGAATTGCAGAAAGAATTGAAGTCTCGTCTGAACGGGGAAATCATTCTTCCCGCTGTATTCGTGGATGGAAGATTTTTGGGG AGCGCTGAAAAGCTCGAAATACTGAATGAAACTGGAGAGCTTCGTAAAATATTCACTCATTTTCCG TGTGTCAGTGTACGGTCGGCCTGTGAACGTTGCGGCGGCTATCGTTATGTTCCGTGCACGATTTGTCACGGAAGTAAAAAATCGTTACACCGCAATCACTTTACGGAAACATTTCACGCGCTACGCTGCACGATTTGCAATGAAAATGGTCTCATTCGCTGCGTagtttgtcacaaccaacctcGTTAG
- the LOC141906326 gene encoding putative ammonium transporter 3, whose translation MQSGFGLLEAGVVSSKNEVNIMVKNAVDVVFGGITYWLYGYALSFGTGPLNNPFCGASYFLVDASHSDMGIVFSTYIFQLSFATTATTIVSGAMAERTRLSAYIIYSLLNTIVYVLPAHWLWGKDGWLNDLGAVDIAGSGAVHLLGGVSALVAAWMLKPRMGRYDNEDEPWPLGNPSNMMIGTFMLWWGWLAFNCGSTFGISGGKWKLSAKSAVTTINASVGGGAVGIIFTFVKTRKFMIPDIINSVLGALVGVTAGCAVVRPWEAIIIGAIGALLSLLAGPLLDKFHIDDPVGATAVHAVGGLWGMLAVGIFADFDPLEDMTKGNVGLIHGGGLKFFGIQLAASLAIMVWSAVTSFCLLFAIDKAVGIRMSEEEEELGADFVEHGIGQGRDILVVKEAPQPGTSDDRPVTAVSLGRHAFNLGRGSVVHLRTPSLQNVNKDNVVHIEVKPKDEGHVNKLFVNDDVNKDT comes from the exons ATGCAGTCAG GTTTTGGTCTTTTGGAGGCCGGTGTCGTTTCTTCAAAGAATGAAGTGAACATTATGGTGAAGAATGCTGTTGATGTTGTATTCGGTGGTATCACGTATTGGTTGTACGGCTATGCGCTCAGTTTTGGAACGGGACCTCTGAACAACCCATTCTGCGGAGCTTCCTATTTTCTGGTAGACGCCTCTCATTCTGATATGGGTATCGTTTTTTCGACGTACATTTTCCAGCTCTCCTTCGCTACCACCGCAACTACTATCGTCTCGGGTGCAATGGCAGAGAGAACTAGACTAAGCGCTTATATCATTTACTCACTTCTGAACACAATAGTGTACGTACTACCTGCCCACTGGCTTTGGGGTAAAGATGGCTGGTTGAATGATTTAGGAGCAGTAGATATTGCTGGCTCTGGAGCTGTCCACTTGCTAGGTGGTGTATCTGCTCTAGTCGCCGCCTGGATGTTGAAACCACGGATGGGAAGGTACGACAACGAAGATGAACCGTGGCCTTTGGGAAACCCGTCCAATATGATGATCGGTACATTTATGCTTTG GTGGGGCTGGTTGGCGTTTAATTGCGGCAGTACGTTTGGTATTTCAGGGGGCAAATGGAAATTGTCTGCCAA ATCAGCAGTTACAACTATAAACGCCTCAGTCGGTGGAGGTGCTGTAGGAATAATATTCAC ATTTGTAAAGACTCGCAAGTTTATGATACCAGATATAATAAACTCGGTGCTTGGCGCACTGGTTGGTGTCACGG CTGGCTGCGCAGTTGTCCGACCATGGGAAGCTATCATTATCGGCGCAATTGGCGCTTTGTTGTCATTGCTTGCTGGTCCTTTGCTTGATAAATTTCACATTGATGATCCTGTCGGTGCCACCGCTGTACACGCAGTCGGGGGACTATGG GGTATGTTAGCTGTTGGTATTTTCGCTGATTTCGACCCACTGGAGGACATGACAAAAGGCAATGTTGGGTTAATCCATGGTGGAGGGTTGAAGTTTTTTGGTATCCAATTAGCAGCATCATTGGCCATCATGGTCTGGAGTGCTGTAACTTCATTTTGTCTCCTCTTC GCGATAGATAAAGCGGTTGGTATCAGAATGTCGGAGGAAGAGGAAGAATTAGGAGCAGACTTTGTAGAACACGGTATCGGTCAAGGCAGAGACATTCTCGTCGTGAAAGAAGCACCGCAGCCGGGAACCTCTGATGATAGGCCAGTGACTGCGGTTTCGTTAGGTCGTCACGCTTTCAATCTCGGCCGAGGAAGTGTTGTACATCTACGAACACCATCCCTTCAAAATGTCAACAAAGACAATGTAGTTCATATCGAGGTGAAACCAAAAGACGAAGGTCATGTTAATAAATTATTCGTTAATGATGATGTTAACAAAGATACataa